A genomic stretch from Sulfurihydrogenibium azorense Az-Fu1 includes:
- a CDS encoding OmpH family outer membrane protein, with protein MKKILSVLLMIFVISGVSKAANLAYVDMEKVMNESEKGKKYKKELESKLNYYQNKAKELQAKIQDIQKQLQSPALKDNAKEEKRKELRDLARQLQSLEVQASEELAKMKAEAEKNMVMEIKKIAEKIAKERNLDAVFYGGLVSGVLYASPKLDITNDVLKEYNKQK; from the coding sequence ATGAAAAAGATTTTATCAGTTTTACTGATGATTTTTGTGATTAGTGGAGTATCAAAAGCGGCAAACTTGGCTTACGTTGATATGGAAAAGGTTATGAATGAGTCAGAAAAAGGTAAAAAGTATAAAAAAGAGTTAGAAAGTAAGCTAAATTACTATCAAAACAAAGCAAAAGAGTTACAAGCTAAAATTCAAGACATTCAAAAACAGCTCCAAAGCCCAGCCCTTAAAGACAATGCAAAAGAAGAAAAAAGAAAAGAGTTAAGAGATTTAGCAAGACAACTCCAATCCTTAGAAGTTCAAGCTAGCGAAGAACTTGCAAAAATGAAAGCAGAAGCTGAAAAAAATATGGTTATGGAAATAAAGAAAATTGCAGAAAAGATAGCTAAAGAGAGAAACCTTGACGCTGTGTTTTACGGCGGACTTGTAAGTGGTGTACTCTATGCAAGTCCTAAACTTGATATTACAAACGATGTTCTAAAGGAGTACAACAAACAAAAATGA
- the lpxD gene encoding UDP-3-O-(3-hydroxymyristoyl)glucosamine N-acyltransferase, translating to MKLTQIASLINAKVENLKQDIEIKALKSIESATEQDLTFIKDPKKLTKTKAGAILTPSFIENLDIPQLIVEKPDIAFYKLIEIFYPEERQEGFISERAVIGKNVSIANSAVISEYVVIKDNVKIGKNTVVYPFSYIGENTEIGDNCIIYPSVVIYKDTKIGNNVIIHSGAVIASDGFGYYQEGNQRKKIKHVGKVIIEDDVEIGANTTIDRALVDYTIIKRGTKIDNLVMVGHNCKIGENTVLVSQVGIAGSCNIGNNVILAGQVGVADHITITDNVIVTAKSGVGSSITESGIYGSSINAIEWKKWKRVMSVIYKLPEIIKKFKVE from the coding sequence ATGAAGTTAACCCAGATAGCTAGTTTAATAAACGCAAAAGTAGAAAACCTTAAACAAGACATTGAGATTAAAGCTCTAAAAAGTATAGAAAGTGCAACAGAACAAGACTTGACATTTATAAAAGATCCAAAAAAATTGACTAAAACCAAAGCAGGAGCTATATTAACTCCATCTTTTATAGAAAATTTAGACATACCCCAACTTATAGTAGAAAAGCCTGATATTGCATTTTATAAACTCATAGAGATTTTTTACCCTGAAGAAAGGCAAGAAGGGTTCATATCAGAAAGAGCTGTAATAGGTAAGAATGTAAGTATAGCTAACTCAGCTGTTATAAGTGAGTATGTTGTAATAAAGGATAATGTAAAGATAGGAAAGAATACGGTTGTTTACCCATTTTCCTACATAGGAGAAAATACAGAGATAGGAGACAACTGTATAATCTACCCATCAGTTGTTATCTACAAAGATACAAAGATAGGAAACAACGTAATTATACACTCAGGAGCTGTTATAGCTTCAGATGGTTTTGGATACTACCAAGAGGGGAATCAAAGGAAGAAGATAAAACATGTAGGAAAAGTAATAATAGAAGACGATGTAGAAATCGGTGCAAACACAACAATAGACAGAGCTTTAGTAGACTACACTATTATAAAAAGAGGAACAAAGATAGATAACCTTGTTATGGTAGGACACAACTGTAAAATAGGAGAAAACACAGTTTTAGTCTCTCAAGTAGGGATTGCTGGAAGCTGCAACATAGGAAACAATGTTATTTTAGCAGGACAGGTAGGAGTAGCAGACCATATCACAATAACAGACAACGTAATAGTTACAGCAAAATCCGGTGTTGGAAGTAGTATCACCGAAAGTGGGATATACGGTAGCTCCATAAACGCTATAGAGTGGAAAAAGTGGAAGAGAGTGATGTCAGTTATTTATAAGCTTCCAGAAATAATAAAAAAGTTTAAGGTAGAATGA
- a CDS encoding endonuclease MutS2 — protein MREKDLESIEYNKFLELLSSYTHNDLTKRHIINLRPFNNLEKLQKEIQKTKELYDLFIKKGYLPLTEYPDISQALNLAVIQDSILSPKDLFDIASLLKVVKEVKSYIDVSQVQVLKSLHQDLTPLRELEKAITDSIDNTFSVKDTASIDLSRIRKEIKEVESKINKVLESILNKPAYEEAIQEKIITIRRERFVIPIKYNYTHKIKGIILDRSSSGNTVYIEPFEVVPLNNKLSDLKLQEQIEIRKILKFLTDLVRSKVHFIKKSFEAILDFDILQAKVRYSKELDCIFPKQDEYLRLYNAKHPIFLLKNKPFNPIDIIVENKRGLIITGSNTGGKTVALKTAGLLSLLYKTAIPIPVDENSTVRVFDGVFIDIGDYQSIEENLSTFSYHVKNIKEILELSTQNSLLLFDELIPGTDPDFASALGIAILEYVREKGCFVIASTHLKKVKMYALSSDYYSIASVGFDKETLQPTYKIYYNTVGESMAFYIAQRLGLPEKILQIAKKYVEEDILKFQDMASNLSKMIAQYEEKIKEVEILKQQLQEEKQKYEELVRKLEQDRKEKWKESLKDIQDYIKNLKEEGYEILRQVKEEKSGSKLEKFIKTKKLEIQTIGQEEVNQEIKEGDAVRLKGKAQKGTVIAIRESKANVDFGGLKVWVDLSKIEKVSEEKKEEKQTVKVSKPSVNVMPSINLIGKTKEEAIKELEKYIDSILLQGLTTFKIIHGYGTGVLRKAVREYLDKLPYKVRYEDAPYHEGGMGATIVYLE, from the coding sequence ATGAGAGAAAAAGATTTAGAATCAATAGAGTATAATAAATTTTTAGAACTACTGTCATCTTACACCCACAATGACCTAACAAAAAGACATATTATAAATCTACGACCTTTTAATAATTTAGAAAAACTCCAAAAAGAAATACAAAAAACCAAAGAGCTGTATGACCTTTTTATAAAAAAAGGATATTTACCCCTTACAGAGTATCCAGACATATCTCAAGCTTTAAACTTAGCAGTTATACAGGACAGTATCCTCTCACCGAAAGACCTTTTTGATATAGCATCACTACTTAAAGTTGTAAAGGAAGTAAAGTCATACATAGATGTATCACAAGTCCAAGTGTTAAAAAGTCTCCATCAAGACCTTACACCCCTTAGAGAGTTAGAAAAAGCAATAACAGACAGTATAGACAACACATTTTCTGTAAAAGATACAGCTTCTATAGACTTATCAAGAATAAGAAAGGAGATAAAAGAAGTAGAAAGTAAAATAAACAAAGTTTTGGAAAGCATACTTAACAAACCAGCATACGAAGAAGCCATACAAGAAAAAATAATAACCATTAGAAGAGAACGTTTTGTTATACCTATAAAGTACAACTACACCCATAAAATAAAAGGAATAATCTTAGATAGGTCTTCTTCTGGAAACACAGTTTACATAGAACCTTTTGAAGTTGTTCCTCTTAACAATAAACTTTCAGATTTAAAACTTCAAGAACAGATAGAAATAAGAAAAATTTTAAAATTCCTAACTGACTTAGTAAGGTCAAAGGTACACTTTATAAAAAAATCTTTTGAAGCTATCCTTGATTTTGACATACTTCAAGCAAAGGTAAGGTATTCAAAGGAGCTTGATTGTATCTTCCCCAAACAAGATGAGTACTTACGACTTTACAACGCAAAACACCCAATTTTTTTACTTAAAAATAAGCCATTTAACCCTATTGACATAATAGTAGAAAATAAAAGAGGACTTATAATAACAGGTTCAAATACAGGTGGTAAAACAGTTGCTTTAAAGACAGCAGGATTGCTATCTCTTCTTTACAAAACAGCAATCCCCATTCCAGTAGATGAAAACTCTACAGTAAGAGTTTTTGACGGTGTATTTATAGACATTGGAGATTACCAAAGTATAGAAGAAAATCTATCTACATTTTCTTACCATGTAAAAAACATAAAAGAAATTTTAGAGCTATCTACCCAAAACAGCTTACTTTTATTTGACGAACTTATTCCCGGAACAGACCCAGATTTTGCCTCTGCATTAGGAATAGCAATCCTTGAGTATGTAAGAGAAAAAGGTTGTTTTGTGATTGCATCAACCCACCTTAAAAAAGTCAAGATGTACGCATTAAGTAGTGATTACTACAGTATTGCATCTGTAGGATTTGATAAAGAAACATTACAGCCAACCTATAAGATTTACTACAACACAGTTGGCGAGAGTATGGCATTCTACATAGCACAAAGACTTGGACTTCCAGAAAAAATCCTTCAAATAGCTAAAAAATACGTTGAAGAAGATATTTTAAAATTCCAAGATATGGCTTCTAATCTTTCTAAAATGATAGCTCAGTACGAAGAAAAAATAAAAGAGGTTGAAATATTAAAGCAGCAGCTCCAAGAGGAAAAGCAAAAGTATGAAGAGCTTGTTAGAAAGCTGGAACAAGACAGAAAAGAAAAGTGGAAAGAAAGTTTAAAGGATATTCAAGACTACATAAAAAATCTAAAAGAAGAAGGCTATGAAATTTTAAGACAGGTAAAAGAAGAAAAATCCGGAAGTAAGTTAGAAAAGTTTATAAAAACAAAAAAATTAGAAATCCAAACTATTGGACAAGAAGAAGTAAATCAAGAGATAAAGGAAGGAGATGCAGTAAGATTAAAAGGAAAAGCCCAAAAAGGAACAGTTATAGCAATAAGAGAGAGTAAAGCAAACGTTGATTTTGGTGGATTAAAAGTTTGGGTAGATTTATCAAAAATTGAAAAAGTCAGTGAAGAGAAAAAAGAAGAAAAACAAACAGTGAAAGTATCAAAACCCTCTGTAAATGTAATGCCTTCTATAAATCTCATAGGAAAAACAAAGGAAGAGGCAATAAAAGAGTTAGAAAAGTATATAGACAGCATACTACTACAAGGTCTAACAACTTTCAAAATAATACACGGCTACGGAACCGGAGTACTAAGAAAAGCAGTAAGAGAGTACCTTGACAAACTTCCATACAAAGTAAGATACGAAGATGCCCCTTATCACGAAGGTGGTATGGGAGCTACCATTGTTTACTTAGAGTAA
- a CDS encoding RNA-guided endonuclease InsQ/TnpB family protein — MVNKNLKITSGRDNVEFYLIVDGEEIPLKKQDIRNLITEFLKDVRLAYIKFLPNIELIQTGKYFTVNINSKRLTNENLSNSLTKLIPKNYIELEINGSKVKLDYKKDYVATSILYSVAKDITGNLKEGKTVVIKNLQYLARIKPDKNTPYDKAFSQVIKEFEIVENGKTVECVITFSAFKNASIKVKFKMNLRKKNFAVNNSYYQILNRIKNQEYKVAYIGIGYREKKGAFLLISYKFEKQPETSQEQEKVMGVDLGQVYLIYYSITNSHSRGDISLSYSWKDKIIGIWNRKKHLQKSLMEIRNLKKQGINDESIEKRYEKIVKELNSVREYEKNFMETLNKQIATKLIDIAVKEKVKTIVLEDLSLSNEEKNSLAFPKWNYYQLQSFIENKAQENGIQVKKINPAYTSQRCPSCGFIAFYKEMVRPKREKFTCPVCGFSSNADYVASLNIAEENIEEKIKARLISDIEKIEKVDKNNKVFTLFAIRNRIVKDLLKEFFNTNNGSSKKLLKRLEISNKEAYNTLIRDLKQFKVEYLDKRISNV; from the coding sequence ATGGTAAATAAGAACTTAAAAATAACCAGTGGAAGGGACAATGTAGAATTTTACTTAATAGTAGATGGTGAAGAAATACCGCTTAAAAAACAAGACATTAGAAACCTAATAACAGAATTTTTAAAAGATGTTAGACTTGCTTACATAAAATTTTTACCTAATATTGAGCTCATTCAAACAGGTAAATACTTTACTGTAAACATTAACTCAAAGAGACTTACAAACGAAAATTTATCTAACTCTCTAACAAAGTTAATTCCAAAGAATTACATAGAACTTGAAATAAATGGAAGTAAAGTAAAGCTTGATTACAAGAAAGATTATGTAGCTACTTCCATACTTTATTCAGTTGCAAAGGATATAACAGGAAATTTAAAGGAAGGGAAAACGGTTGTAATTAAGAACCTACAATATCTTGCAAGGATAAAACCAGATAAAAATACTCCTTACGACAAAGCCTTTTCTCAAGTAATAAAAGAGTTTGAGATAGTAGAAAACGGAAAAACCGTTGAATGCGTTATTACATTTTCTGCCTTTAAAAATGCATCGATAAAAGTAAAGTTTAAAATGAATTTAAGAAAAAAAAACTTTGCAGTCAACAACTCCTATTACCAAATATTAAATAGAATAAAAAACCAAGAGTATAAAGTAGCATACATAGGAATAGGTTATAGAGAAAAGAAAGGTGCATTTTTACTTATATCCTACAAATTTGAAAAACAACCAGAAACTTCTCAAGAACAAGAAAAAGTTATGGGTGTTGATTTAGGACAGGTTTATTTAATTTACTACTCAATAACAAATAGCCACTCAAGAGGCGATATATCACTTTCTTACTCTTGGAAGGATAAAATTATAGGTATATGGAATAGGAAAAAACACCTGCAAAAATCCTTGATGGAAATAAGAAACTTAAAAAAACAAGGAATTAACGATGAAAGCATTGAGAAACGATACGAAAAGATTGTAAAAGAGTTAAACTCTGTTAGGGAGTATGAGAAAAACTTTATGGAAACTCTAAACAAACAAATAGCAACCAAACTTATAGACATAGCCGTTAAAGAGAAAGTTAAAACGATAGTATTAGAAGATTTATCACTATCAAACGAAGAAAAAAATAGTCTTGCATTCCCTAAATGGAACTACTATCAACTACAATCTTTTATAGAAAACAAAGCACAAGAAAATGGTATTCAAGTCAAAAAAATAAATCCTGCCTATACATCTCAAAGATGTCCGAGTTGTGGTTTTATAGCATTCTACAAAGAAATGGTAAGACCTAAAAGAGAAAAATTTACTTGTCCTGTATGTGGTTTTTCTTCAAATGCAGACTATGTAGCAAGTCTAAACATAGCAGAAGAAAACATAGAAGAAAAGATAAAAGCAAGATTAATTAGTGATATAGAAAAGATTGAGAAAGTAGACAAAAACAATAAAGTGTTTACACTCTTTGCTATAAGAAACAGAATAGTTAAAGACTTACTAAAAGAGTTTTTTAACACAAACAACGGTAGCTCAAAAAAACTTTTAAAAAGACTTGAAATTAGCAACAAAGAAGCATATAATACTCTTATACGAGATTTAAAGCAATTTAAAGTAGAATACCTTGACAAAAGAATAAGCAATGTATAA
- the surE gene encoding 5'/3'-nucleotidase SurE yields MKKLVFLTNDDGYQSKGLLAIRQELLKAGYEVITVTPDRNMSGASHSLTFTRPLKIVELEKNFYYIADGTPADCVHLGLNIILNGRKPDLLVSGINTGPNIGNDVFYSGTVGAAREGTLFDIPSVAFSVGSSKNPNYQEIAQVAMKIINVVILQGLPKGVFLNVNIPTIPKNQIKGFLLTKQGRSAYKEEIVKYLSPSKEEYYWIGGEEALLEECQPGTDYTAIKEGFVSITPIKLDLTDYQAIDELDKKDFLSEIMRI; encoded by the coding sequence ATGAAAAAATTAGTATTTTTAACAAACGACGATGGTTATCAATCAAAAGGTCTTTTAGCTATAAGGCAAGAGCTCCTGAAGGCAGGGTACGAAGTAATAACGGTAACGCCAGACAGAAATATGTCTGGAGCAAGCCATTCTTTAACCTTTACAAGACCACTTAAGATAGTAGAGCTGGAAAAAAACTTTTACTACATTGCTGATGGAACACCTGCTGACTGTGTGCACTTAGGTTTAAATATAATATTAAATGGTAGAAAGCCTGATTTGTTAGTGTCTGGTATAAACACAGGTCCAAACATAGGAAACGATGTTTTTTACTCAGGAACGGTAGGAGCTGCAAGGGAAGGAACATTATTTGATATTCCATCAGTGGCCTTCTCTGTAGGTTCATCGAAAAATCCAAACTATCAAGAAATCGCTCAAGTTGCAATGAAAATTATTAACGTGGTGATTTTACAAGGTCTTCCAAAGGGAGTATTTTTAAACGTTAACATTCCTACAATTCCAAAAAATCAGATAAAAGGCTTCTTACTTACAAAACAGGGAAGAAGTGCTTACAAAGAAGAGATAGTTAAGTATCTATCTCCTTCAAAAGAAGAGTACTATTGGATAGGTGGAGAGGAAGCTCTCCTTGAAGAGTGCCAACCGGGAACGGATTACACGGCGATAAAAGAAGGGTTTGTATCTATCACACCTATAAAGTTAGACCTTACAGATTACCAAGCCATTGATGAACTTGATAAAAAAGATTTTCTGTCTGAAATAATGAGGATTTAA
- a CDS encoding HU family DNA-binding protein gives MKRADIVNMIHKDKDLNLSLDKREIHKIVNDTFDMISEYLTTDIKEGKKVMISGFGTFIIKRRKGKVGRNPKTGEEKLIPDRLGISFKAGKELKKKINQK, from the coding sequence ATGAAGAGAGCTGATATAGTTAATATGATTCATAAAGACAAAGACTTAAACTTAAGTTTAGATAAAAGAGAAATTCACAAAATAGTTAACGATACTTTTGATATGATTTCAGAATACCTTACAACAGATATAAAAGAAGGTAAAAAAGTAATGATATCTGGTTTTGGTACCTTTATAATCAAAAGAAGAAAAGGCAAAGTAGGAAGAAACCCTAAAACTGGTGAAGAAAAGTTGATTCCAGACAGACTTGGAATATCTTTTAAAGCCGGAAAAGAGTTAAAGAAAAAAATAAATCAAAAATAA
- a CDS encoding EGFR-like transmembrane domain-containing protein yields MNETVELIIAIVVFVIAALVIVGLMVYWSKNETVVDERDKKYYKKEVKDEES; encoded by the coding sequence ATGAACGAAACAGTAGAGCTTATAATTGCTATTGTAGTGTTTGTAATAGCTGCTTTAGTTATCGTAGGGCTTATGGTTTACTGGAGTAAAAACGAAACCGTTGTAGATGAAAGAGATAAAAAATACTATAAAAAAGAGGTGAAAGATGAAGAGAGCTGA
- a CDS encoding gamma carbonic anhydrase family protein — translation MAVIKPYKGVYPKIDPTVFVAENAVIIGDVEIGKDSSVWYNVVIRGDVNYIRIGERTNIQDGTIIHVDHKKYPTVIGNNVTIGHKVMIHACTIEDFCLIGMSATIMDGVVVGKQSIVAAGALVTPGKIIEPQSLWAGVPAKFVRKLTEEELNWLEKSAENYVKYKNSYLEELK, via the coding sequence ATGGCAGTAATTAAACCTTACAAAGGAGTTTATCCTAAAATAGACCCAACTGTTTTTGTTGCGGAAAACGCTGTAATAATAGGAGACGTAGAAATAGGTAAAGACAGCAGTGTTTGGTACAACGTCGTTATCCGAGGAGATGTTAACTATATAAGAATCGGAGAAAGGACAAATATTCAAGATGGTACAATAATACACGTTGACCACAAAAAGTACCCAACTGTAATAGGCAATAACGTCACAATAGGACACAAAGTAATGATCCATGCCTGCACTATTGAAGATTTTTGTCTTATAGGTATGTCTGCTACAATTATGGACGGTGTAGTGGTAGGAAAGCAATCAATCGTAGCTGCAGGAGCATTAGTAACACCGGGAAAAATTATAGAGCCTCAATCTCTATGGGCAGGAGTTCCAGCAAAATTTGTAAGAAAACTTACAGAAGAGGAGTTAAATTGGCTGGAAAAATCTGCTGAAAATTATGTAAAATATAAGAATAGTTATCTTGAGGAACTAAAATGA
- a CDS encoding 6-pyruvoyl trahydropterin synthase family protein: MKYEITKIFRFEAGHRVWKQDLRSGKTAKLSEGVVIENKCVNLHGHSYVLEVTVGSDTLNEQDVVVDFYHIKSALKDLVDNVFDHSFIIDVNDPIYPKFKELFGCYKITEVDFCPTAEALAKYFYDFLVQKLKEAGLEEDIKVVSVTLWETATGKATYRGE; the protein is encoded by the coding sequence ATGAAGTATGAGATAACTAAAATATTTAGGTTTGAAGCAGGACATAGAGTATGGAAGCAAGATTTAAGGTCAGGAAAAACTGCAAAGTTATCTGAAGGTGTTGTAATTGAAAACAAGTGCGTAAACCTTCACGGACACAGCTATGTTCTGGAAGTAACTGTAGGGTCTGACACTTTAAACGAGCAAGATGTAGTAGTAGATTTTTACCATATAAAATCTGCGTTAAAGGATTTAGTAGATAACGTTTTTGACCACTCATTTATAATAGACGTAAACGATCCTATATATCCAAAATTTAAAGAGCTTTTTGGTTGTTATAAGATTACAGAAGTTGATTTTTGTCCAACGGCGGAAGCTCTGGCTAAGTACTTTTACGACTTTTTAGTTCAAAAGTTAAAAGAAGCTGGCTTAGAAGAAGATATAAAGGTTGTAAGTGTAACTCTTTGGGAAACAGCAACAGGAAAGGCAACCTATAGAGGAGAGTAG
- a CDS encoding viral A-type inclusion protein: MKYFKFLIVLLIFTTQGFSEQMIVEPKVIEYKGVKEEQLKKVEDQVQRLYQKQKSLEEKLSQIENIKGLSQKDKEILQLLMSDIEEIKQNQRTLDNKLEKLYNYTNKALLLQNIIQFVIFSIFIVFMYILYILYKYKKDTNQEIKEFNEEIEKLAEKDESEIIMNLTEKAKEDPKAAAILKAYLDSRRKADEV; this comes from the coding sequence TTGAAATACTTTAAGTTTTTGATTGTTTTATTAATCTTTACTACTCAAGGATTTTCAGAACAGATGATAGTTGAACCTAAAGTGATAGAGTATAAAGGTGTAAAAGAGGAGCAACTGAAAAAAGTTGAAGATCAAGTACAACGTTTATATCAAAAACAGAAAAGTCTTGAAGAAAAATTATCCCAGATAGAAAATATAAAAGGTCTTTCCCAAAAGGATAAAGAAATTTTACAACTACTAATGTCAGATATAGAAGAGATTAAACAAAATCAACGAACTCTTGATAATAAATTAGAAAAGCTCTACAACTATACAAACAAAGCATTACTACTTCAAAATATAATACAGTTTGTAATATTCAGCATTTTTATAGTGTTTATGTATATACTTTATATACTTTATAAGTATAAAAAAGACACAAACCAAGAGATAAAAGAATTTAACGAAGAGATTGAAAAATTAGCTGAAAAAGATGAATCAGAAATTATAATGAATCTTACAGAAAAAGCCAAAGAAGATCCAAAAGCAGCAGCTATACTGAAAGCGTATTTAGATAGTAGGAGGAAAGCAGATGAAGTATGA
- a CDS encoding dihydroorotate dehydrogenase electron transfer subunit, whose translation MIYDLDCKILENRYISGKTYILKLQAPEIAKNTKSGQFVMVKPTLEDYYDPLLRRAFAIADIEDDTITLFYDVYGKGTSYLTTRNKGEYLKVLGPLGNNLFPEEYDNYIIVGGGIGFAGLSLFIKEIKRKGKKYTALYGARKKEDLSMIEWIEENQVEVIYYTDDGSFGKKGLVTQDLEKIIEDNPEAPLLVCGPKGMMKAVSKIAVSKNRPCYLSLESRMACGIGICVGCVVKDKSKDNYVRVCYEGPVFEAKEIEIL comes from the coding sequence GTGATTTACGATTTAGACTGTAAAATTTTAGAAAACAGGTATATAAGTGGAAAAACTTACATTCTTAAACTACAAGCTCCAGAAATAGCAAAAAACACAAAATCAGGACAGTTTGTAATGGTAAAACCAACATTAGAAGATTACTATGATCCTTTACTTAGGAGAGCATTTGCAATTGCCGATATAGAGGACGATACAATCACTTTGTTTTATGATGTTTATGGAAAAGGTACTTCTTACTTAACAACAAGGAATAAAGGAGAGTATTTAAAAGTTCTTGGACCACTGGGAAATAACCTTTTTCCAGAAGAATACGATAACTACATTATAGTAGGTGGTGGTATAGGTTTTGCAGGATTAAGTCTTTTTATAAAAGAGATTAAGAGAAAAGGTAAAAAATACACTGCTCTGTATGGAGCGAGAAAGAAAGAAGATTTATCTATGATAGAGTGGATAGAAGAAAATCAAGTAGAAGTTATCTACTATACCGATGATGGAAGTTTTGGTAAAAAAGGGTTAGTTACTCAGGATTTAGAGAAAATAATAGAAGATAACCCTGAAGCACCTCTTTTGGTTTGTGGTCCTAAGGGAATGATGAAAGCTGTAAGTAAGATAGCTGTAAGTAAAAACAGACCTTGTTATCTATCGTTAGAAAGCAGAATGGCTTGTGGTATTGGAATATGTGTAGGATGTGTTGTAAAAGATAAAAGCAAAGATAATTATGTAAGAGTTTGTTATGAAGGACCCGTTTTTGAGGCAAAAGAGATTGAAATACTTTAA
- a CDS encoding peroxiredoxin → MEKAKDFCLPGIDENGREINFCLKDYLGKGKDIILYFYPKDDTPGCTTEACDFRDNFNLLKDYAIVVGVSPDSIENHKKFKEKYGLNFILLSDTEKKVMQEYGAYGEKTMYGKKTMGVIRSTFIIDTDGNIKKAWKNVKAKGHVDQILKFYGVKK, encoded by the coding sequence ATGGAAAAAGCAAAAGATTTTTGTCTACCAGGAATAGATGAAAATGGAAGGGAAATAAATTTTTGTTTAAAAGATTATCTTGGAAAAGGTAAAGACATAATCCTTTACTTTTATCCAAAAGATGATACTCCTGGATGTACTACAGAAGCCTGCGACTTTAGAGATAACTTTAACTTATTGAAGGACTATGCAATTGTAGTAGGTGTAAGTCCAGACTCTATTGAAAATCATAAAAAATTTAAAGAAAAGTACGGTTTGAACTTTATACTTTTATCAGACACTGAGAAAAAAGTTATGCAGGAGTATGGTGCATACGGAGAAAAAACGATGTACGGTAAAAAAACAATGGGTGTAATAAGGTCTACTTTTATAATAGACACAGATGGTAATATAAAAAAAGCTTGGAAAAATGTAAAAGCAAAAGGACACGTTGACCAAATTCTTAAATTTTACGGGGTTAAAAAGTGA
- the hisIE gene encoding bifunctional phosphoribosyl-AMP cyclohydrolase/phosphoribosyl-ATP diphosphatase HisIE: protein MFNLEDVIKFNENGLVPVIAQNYYSGKILMQAYANKEAIQETIKSGYATYYSRSRKSLWKKGETSGNLQRVIDIKVDCDEDSVIYLVVEEGPACHTGEESCFYRNLNLEKDTKPLPFEILHKLYEKVEERKRLKPENSYVVKLFEKGSDKIIQKVGEEAIETVIALKNKNKEEIVYEVSDLLFHLIVALVDSGVELKDIQEELLKRYK from the coding sequence TTGTTTAATTTAGAGGATGTTATTAAATTCAACGAAAATGGCTTGGTTCCAGTTATAGCTCAAAATTATTATTCTGGAAAAATTTTGATGCAAGCTTACGCAAATAAAGAAGCAATACAGGAGACTATAAAGTCCGGATATGCAACCTACTACTCAAGGTCAAGAAAATCTTTGTGGAAAAAAGGGGAAACTTCTGGAAATCTGCAAAGAGTTATAGACATAAAAGTAGATTGTGATGAGGACAGTGTTATTTACCTTGTAGTTGAAGAAGGTCCAGCTTGTCATACTGGTGAAGAAAGCTGCTTTTATAGAAATCTAAATTTAGAAAAAGATACAAAACCTTTACCTTTCGAGATTTTACATAAACTATACGAAAAAGTTGAAGAGAGAAAAAGATTAAAACCAGAAAATTCTTACGTCGTAAAACTGTTTGAAAAAGGTTCAGATAAGATTATCCAGAAAGTAGGGGAAGAAGCAATAGAAACGGTAATAGCACTTAAAAATAAAAATAAAGAAGAAATTGTGTACGAAGTATCTGACTTACTTTTTCATTTAATCGTTGCATTAGTTGATTCAGGAGTAGAGTTAAAAGATATTCAAGAAGAGTTATTAAAAAGGTATAAGTAG